Part of the Bacteroidota bacterium genome, AGGTATGGTGCGGTAGCTCAGTTGGTAGAGCAAAGGACTGAAAATCCTTGTGTCGGGGGTTCGAAACCCTCCCACACCACGGTTAAATTTTAAATAAAAACTAAAAAAAGTAATTATGAAAAAAGTAAAAATCCTTTCTATTATTGCATTAGCAGGCGTATTGTTTGCAGTTTCTTGTAAAAAAGAGGACACAACAGCTCCGGTAATTACCCTTAAAGGTGATGCAAGCGTTAACCACGTTTTAAATACTACCTACACCGATGCAGGAGCAACTGCCAGCGATGACGAAGATGGAGATATCTCTACGCTTATTGAAGTTACAGGAAGTGTAAACAAAGATTTGGCAGGAACATACACATTGACATACAAAGCTACTGACCAAGCAGGAAATACGGCTGAAGAAACAAGAACTGTTATTGTTTATAATGAGGCGAATACATACGCAGGTAATTATAGTGTAGTTGACGTTGCTCCTTATCCAGCAGGTACTTCAACAAATTACTCTGAAGTAATTTCCGCTTCAAGCACTCAAAATCGTGTTGTTTCTTGTACAAAATTTGGTAATTATGTAAACGGAACCGCAAGTTTCATGATTAATGCTAACGGAACGATATCTGTTTCTACTCAAACTGTAGTTTGTGGTAACCCATCTGCATCAAGACAATTTAGTGATGCAAATGTTCCTACAACAAGTACTGTAACAACTGGTTCTTCTATTGTATTGACAATTGATTATAGAGAAGTAGTTGGTTCATCTAACATTGTAGCTAGAGGTACTTATACTAAAAACTAATTTTGGAATATAAAAAAAAGAGTCCCG contains:
- a CDS encoding DUF5011 domain-containing protein, which translates into the protein MKKVKILSIIALAGVLFAVSCKKEDTTAPVITLKGDASVNHVLNTTYTDAGATASDDEDGDISTLIEVTGSVNKDLAGTYTLTYKATDQAGNTAEETRTVIVYNEANTYAGNYSVVDVAPYPAGTSTNYSEVISASSTQNRVVSCTKFGNYVNGTASFMINANGTISVSTQTVVCGNPSASRQFSDANVPTTSTVTTGSSIVLTIDYREVVGSSNIVARGTYTKN